Sequence from the Undibacterium piscinae genome:
GATTCGGTTATGCCTTGGTGCCTATCTATAAGCAAATTTGTGAATTGACAGGGGTAAATATCCTGACTCCAAAAGATATCTCGATAAAAGAAATATCTAATTCACAAATAGATAGAACGCGTGAAGTCACCGTGGAGTTTGATGCAAATACCCAAGGTCCATGGCGCTTTCGCCCTACGGTGTCGAGTTTGAAAGTACATCCGGGCGAAATGGCGCAGATTATGTACGAAGTGGTGAACAAGCAATCGTACAAGATGGAGGCGCAGGCTATACCTAGCTATGCTCCGCAACAGGCTGCGGCCTACTTTAAAAAGATGGATTGTTTTTGTTTTAAGCAGCAAACCCTGGAAGCGAACGAAGCTAGACAAATGCCGGTAGTCTTTTATATCGACCCTGATTTGCCGAAAGATGTGAAAACCATCACTTTGTCATATACGTTTTTTGAGGTTGGAATGAAGCCAAAATCTGCTCCTGAAGGTATATAACGGATGGACGAATTGAAACCGGCAAGTAAGCGTAATGTCTCTTTTGCGGCAACGGCAAAAGCCGTTTTTTGGTCGTTTCTAGGAATACGTAAAAAAAGTGATTACGAACAGGACGCGGCTCAGCTTAATCCTATTCATGTGATTATCGCGGGTGTGATCGGAGCATTGATTTTCATC
This genomic interval carries:
- a CDS encoding cytochrome c oxidase assembly protein translates to MSEQPKIQELAQRQSGTKKLNLTMLSKLSVIAVVMFGFGYALVPIYKQICELTGVNILTPKDISIKEISNSQIDRTREVTVEFDANTQGPWRFRPTVSSLKVHPGEMAQIMYEVVNKQSYKMEAQAIPSYAPQQAAAYFKKMDCFCFKQQTLEANEARQMPVVFYIDPDLPKDVKTITLSYTFFEVGMKPKSAPEGI
- a CDS encoding DUF2970 domain-containing protein, whose translation is MDELKPASKRNVSFAATAKAVFWSFLGIRKKSDYEQDAAQLNPIHVIIAGVIGALIFIATLILIVKSVVGK